In one window of Synechococcus sp. M16CYN DNA:
- a CDS encoding trypsin-like peptidase domain-containing protein, producing MVLALDTTLSSVSRVGALEHSFVADSARRVAPAVVRIDTERTVERQAFDPGLIDPLLRDLLGDPQAGPERERGQGSGVVINAEGLILTNAHVVDRVESVSVTVADGEQLDGHVVGFDSVTDLALVQLEGRKLPPKAPLGDSEAIEVGDWAIALGTPFGLERTVTLGIVSSLHRNINSLGFSDKRLDLIQTDAAINPGNSGGPLVNAEGEVIGINTLVRSGPGAGLGFAIPINLAQKVADQLQQQGEVIHPYIGLQLVGLTPRIARDHNRDPNALVQLPERTGALVQSVLPQGPAEQAGLRRGDLVIAVETNTVTDPQTLLEVVDAARIEEPLPLTVLRNGRELTLSVKPAPLPGIG from the coding sequence TTGGTGTTAGCACTGGATACAACCCTGTCCTCTGTCTCCCGTGTGGGAGCACTGGAGCATAGCTTCGTAGCCGATTCCGCGCGCCGAGTCGCCCCCGCTGTGGTCCGAATCGATACAGAACGAACCGTAGAACGGCAGGCTTTTGATCCGGGCTTGATTGATCCGTTGCTTCGCGATCTGTTGGGTGATCCTCAAGCGGGTCCAGAACGTGAACGCGGCCAGGGATCGGGTGTAGTGATTAATGCTGAAGGGTTAATTTTAACCAATGCTCACGTCGTGGATCGGGTGGAATCGGTTAGTGTCACTGTCGCTGATGGCGAGCAGCTCGATGGTCATGTAGTTGGGTTCGACTCTGTCACTGATCTCGCGTTGGTTCAACTTGAAGGACGAAAACTGCCACCGAAGGCTCCCCTTGGCGATTCTGAAGCGATAGAGGTGGGGGATTGGGCTATTGCATTGGGCACACCCTTTGGTCTTGAACGCACCGTAACGCTCGGGATTGTCAGCAGCCTGCACCGTAATATCAATAGCCTCGGTTTTTCAGACAAACGGCTGGATTTGATCCAAACAGATGCAGCAATTAATCCCGGTAACTCGGGAGGTCCCTTGGTGAACGCGGAAGGTGAGGTGATTGGCATTAACACCCTTGTGCGTTCCGGTCCAGGAGCTGGTTTGGGCTTCGCGATCCCAATCAACTTGGCTCAAAAGGTTGCTGACCAGTTACAACAACAGGGTGAGGTCATTCATCCTTACATTGGCTTACAGCTGGTTGGCCTCACCCCGCGGATAGCACGCGATCACAATAGGGATCCCAATGCACTTGTGCAACTGCCAGAGCGAACCGGCGCATTAGTTCAAAGTGTTTTGCCGCAGGGCCCTGCCGAACAAGCGGGCTTGCGCCGAGGTGATTTGGTAATTGCTGTGGAGACAAACACTGTGACTGATCCTCAGACTTTGTTAGAGGTGGTAGATGCTGCTCGAATTGAAGAACCTCTCCCATTGACGGTGTTGCGTAATGGCCGCGAACTCACCCTTTCGGTGAAGCCAGCCCCTTTACCAGGCATAGGCTGA
- the hisD gene encoding histidinol dehydrogenase — MENPAVFSLRIVRDPELARKELKRLIGRMDNAQQWKVRDQVDAILFDVRNRGDAAIIQFTEQFDGFRPEPIVVPEDQLERAWRALSKNLRDALEQAHRRITDFHQCQRPADITVNGPYGECLGRRWRPVDRAGLYIPGGRAAYPSTVLMNAIPARVAGVNEVVICSPADQSGQVNPVVLAASHLVGVHTVFRLGGAQAIAAMAYGSDSVPKVDVISGPGNIYVTLAKQAVYGQVGIDSLAGPSEILIIADESAKPDQVAADLLAQAEHDPLAAAVLITTNQALADKITQEIEQQLVTHPRREICRASLSNWGLIVVCKNLETCAQLSDGFAPEHLELLVEQPEVLAKQIQHAGAIFLGPWSPEAVGDYLAGPNHTLPTCGTARFSGALSVETFMRHTSLIAFNRAALEATGLAVQKLAESEGLHSHAESVRLRLSESASLSYEHRQPR, encoded by the coding sequence ATGGAGAATCCGGCGGTTTTTTCACTCCGCATCGTGCGAGATCCGGAATTGGCCAGAAAAGAGCTTAAACGTCTAATCGGACGTATGGATAATGCTCAGCAGTGGAAGGTTCGGGATCAGGTTGACGCCATTCTTTTTGATGTTCGTAACCGTGGAGATGCCGCGATTATTCAATTTACAGAACAGTTTGATGGCTTTCGCCCAGAACCTATAGTCGTTCCGGAAGATCAATTGGAACGTGCATGGCGCGCACTATCGAAGAATCTCCGTGATGCTTTGGAGCAGGCTCATCGGCGCATTACCGACTTTCATCAATGCCAACGTCCAGCAGATATCACGGTTAACGGTCCTTATGGAGAGTGCCTGGGACGCCGCTGGCGACCGGTTGATCGCGCGGGTCTCTACATACCGGGGGGTCGTGCTGCTTACCCCAGCACAGTGCTCATGAACGCTATTCCGGCTAGGGTCGCTGGGGTCAATGAGGTGGTGATTTGTTCTCCAGCAGATCAAAGTGGTCAAGTTAACCCTGTGGTACTAGCCGCTTCTCATCTCGTGGGAGTACACACCGTGTTTCGTCTTGGCGGGGCACAAGCCATCGCTGCCATGGCTTATGGAAGCGATAGTGTTCCCAAAGTAGATGTGATCAGTGGGCCAGGGAACATTTACGTTACCCTTGCTAAACAGGCTGTTTACGGGCAAGTCGGCATCGATTCTCTTGCTGGTCCGAGCGAGATCTTAATAATTGCTGATGAGAGTGCCAAACCTGATCAAGTAGCGGCGGATCTTTTAGCCCAAGCTGAACACGATCCTTTGGCTGCTGCGGTTTTGATCACAACCAACCAGGCTTTGGCCGATAAAATCACTCAGGAGATCGAACAGCAACTCGTAACGCACCCTCGCCGCGAAATCTGTCGGGCTTCACTTAGCAACTGGGGGTTGATAGTGGTTTGTAAAAACCTTGAAACTTGTGCTCAGTTGAGCGACGGCTTCGCTCCAGAGCATCTTGAGCTTCTCGTGGAGCAACCTGAGGTATTGGCAAAACAGATTCAGCACGCAGGGGCTATTTTTCTCGGACCATGGTCTCCGGAAGCTGTTGGTGACTACTTAGCTGGCCCTAATCACACTCTACCAACCTGTGGCACTGCGCGATTTAGTGGAGCCTTGAGTGTAGAAACATTTATGCGGCATACCTCCCTAATCGCTTTCAATCGAGCAGCTCTCGAGGCCACCGGACTGGCTGTTCAGAAACTGGCCGAAAGTGAGGGGCTTCACAGCCATGCGGAATCGGTTCGGCTACGGCTCAGTGAGAGTGCTTCTCTAAGCTACGAACACCGGCAACCCCGTTGA
- the rpiA gene encoding ribose-5-phosphate isomerase RpiA: MPDLQTQMKQAVADAAVEQIEDDMVLGLGSGSTAALMIRGLGIKLASGELNNIVGVTTSFQGEVLATELNIPLLSLNAVDRIDLAIDGADEVDPNFQLIKGGGACHVQEKLVAAKANRFVVVVDSTKLVKLLNLDFSLPVEVLPGAWRQVKQTLTNIGGHAQLRMAQHKAGPVVTDQGNLILDVKLDGGISDPLNLERVINNVPGVLENGLFVNLVDEVLVGEIVNGVAGVRSLEKHSH; the protein is encoded by the coding sequence ATGCCGGATCTACAAACTCAAATGAAGCAGGCGGTTGCCGATGCCGCAGTTGAACAGATCGAAGATGACATGGTCCTAGGTCTTGGATCTGGCTCTACGGCGGCATTGATGATCCGAGGACTCGGAATTAAGCTTGCTTCAGGAGAATTAAACAACATTGTTGGCGTTACAACATCGTTTCAAGGCGAAGTGTTGGCAACTGAGTTAAATATTCCTCTCTTAAGTCTGAATGCTGTTGACCGAATTGATCTCGCTATTGATGGAGCTGATGAAGTCGATCCCAACTTTCAGTTGATTAAAGGTGGTGGTGCTTGTCACGTTCAAGAGAAGCTTGTAGCGGCCAAAGCCAATCGTTTTGTAGTGGTGGTGGATTCTACTAAACTTGTGAAACTTCTCAATCTGGACTTCTCTTTGCCAGTCGAAGTTCTACCTGGCGCCTGGCGCCAAGTTAAGCAAACTCTGACTAACATCGGGGGCCATGCGCAACTCCGTATGGCTCAACACAAGGCCGGTCCGGTTGTGACCGATCAGGGTAATCTCATACTGGACGTGAAGCTAGATGGTGGAATCAGTGATCCTTTGAATTTAGAGCGAGTGATCAATAACGTACCGGGTGTTCTAGAAAACGGTTTATTTGTGAATCTGGTCGACGAAGTGTTGGTGGGCGAGATTGTCAACGGGGTTGCCGGTGTTCGTAGCTTAGAGAAGCACTCTCACTGA
- a CDS encoding TatD family hydrolase, with amino-acid sequence MSSVSALIDSHCHIVFQAFEEDLNDVASRWRDAGVKALLHSCVKPSEIPAIRSLADQFPEMRYSVGVHPLGTEHWGLDTLEVLRRAVLDDDRVVAIGELGLDLFRDKNLEDQLAVLRPQLDLAFELDLPVIIHCRDAAEPMLNELNARKSEGRCPTGVVHCWGGIPEEMEGFLSLGLYISFSGTVTFPKALATHACAQRVPENRFLVETDCPFLAPVPRRGKRNEPAFVASVAARIADLRSVDVNQVAAVTTANARRLFKLP; translated from the coding sequence GTGTCGTCTGTTTCGGCGCTGATCGATAGTCACTGCCACATTGTTTTCCAAGCATTTGAGGAGGATTTAAATGATGTAGCCTCGCGCTGGCGAGATGCCGGAGTGAAAGCCCTTCTTCATTCCTGTGTGAAACCATCTGAGATTCCTGCGATCCGCTCACTTGCCGATCAGTTTCCAGAGATGCGTTATTCCGTTGGAGTTCACCCTCTCGGTACAGAACACTGGGGCTTAGATACGCTTGAGGTTTTGCGTCGGGCCGTACTAGACGATGACCGGGTTGTGGCGATTGGAGAGCTTGGGCTGGATTTGTTCCGAGACAAAAATTTGGAAGACCAGTTGGCAGTGCTGCGTCCACAGCTAGATCTAGCCTTCGAACTCGATCTCCCGGTAATTATCCATTGTCGGGATGCTGCTGAGCCGATGTTGAATGAACTTAATGCCCGCAAATCTGAGGGCCGATGCCCAACCGGGGTTGTACACTGTTGGGGAGGAATACCCGAGGAAATGGAAGGCTTCCTAAGCCTGGGCCTCTACATTAGCTTTAGCGGCACCGTCACATTCCCTAAAGCGTTGGCGACTCACGCCTGTGCTCAAAGGGTACCTGAAAATCGCTTCCTAGTGGAGACAGACTGCCCTTTTTTGGCTCCGGTGCCTAGGCGTGGCAAACGCAACGAGCCAGCGTTTGTGGCTTCGGTGGCGGCTCGGATTGCCGACTTGCGCAGCGTTGATGTAAACCAAGTCGCTGCTGTTACGACAGCCAATGCTCGCCGTCTTTTCAAGCTGCCTTGA
- the rpsT gene encoding 30S ribosomal protein S20 yields MANNKSAKKRIGIVERNRLRNRIYKSSLRTLMKRCFTACDAYSMTPGDEAKALVQVSLREAFSKIDKAVKVGVLHRNNGANQKSRLSCAVRKAIEPTS; encoded by the coding sequence GTGGCCAATAACAAATCAGCAAAAAAACGGATAGGGATTGTGGAGCGCAATCGCTTGCGCAATCGCATCTACAAGTCCTCTTTACGCACGCTAATGAAACGTTGCTTCACTGCTTGCGATGCTTACAGCATGACCCCTGGTGACGAAGCCAAAGCCTTGGTTCAGGTCTCCTTGCGTGAAGCATTTAGCAAAATTGATAAGGCTGTGAAAGTCGGTGTTTTGCACCGAAACAACGGTGCTAACCAAAAATCTCGTCTAAGCTGTGCTGTGCGTAAGGCTATCGAACCCACCAGTTGA
- the rimP gene encoding ribosome maturation factor RimP — MTHPLLPKLEQLTHKVASLHGFELCGVQLLTHMSPITLQVRIRHTDGTDVSLDDCANFSNVLGQTLEESSGLTEAYVLEISSPGIGKQLAYDRDFQTFRGFPVRVTYRGKNDVQQCLDGLLLERSDSMLRINIHGKIKSIPCDRVTEVRLTTPGQ; from the coding sequence TTGACCCATCCCCTATTGCCAAAACTTGAGCAGCTGACCCATAAGGTCGCAAGCCTTCACGGTTTTGAGCTCTGTGGAGTTCAATTACTCACGCATATGAGCCCAATCACCTTGCAAGTTCGGATTCGCCATACTGACGGCACTGACGTCAGCCTTGACGATTGCGCCAACTTCAGCAATGTGCTCGGACAAACCCTCGAGGAATCCTCTGGGCTGACCGAGGCCTATGTTCTCGAAATCAGTAGTCCCGGAATCGGGAAGCAACTAGCTTATGATCGCGATTTTCAGACTTTTCGCGGTTTCCCTGTGAGGGTCACTTATCGCGGCAAGAATGATGTTCAGCAGTGTCTCGATGGCCTTTTGCTTGAGCGTAGTGACAGCATGCTGCGAATCAACATCCACGGAAAAATTAAAAGCATTCCTTGCGACAGGGTGACCGAGGTACGCCTAACCACACCTGGTCAGTAA
- a CDS encoding YlxR family protein, translating into MNTKPILRRCVACRQLLDRCQLWRVILDHEDGVLLDSGMGRSAYLCPEEECLEEARRRKRLQKALRCQVPDAIFTALDERLSATTDESAEAN; encoded by the coding sequence GTGAATACAAAGCCCATCCTTCGTCGCTGCGTGGCATGCCGCCAGCTTCTGGATCGCTGCCAGCTTTGGCGAGTGATTCTCGACCACGAGGATGGGGTCCTACTAGATTCAGGGATGGGTCGCTCGGCCTATCTCTGTCCAGAGGAAGAGTGCCTAGAAGAGGCACGGCGCCGAAAGCGTTTGCAAAAAGCCCTGAGATGTCAGGTGCCTGATGCAATCTTTACGGCGCTGGATGAGCGGCTCAGTGCAACCACTGATGAATCCGCTGAGGCAAACTAA
- the nusA gene encoding transcription termination factor NusA, protein MALVLLPGLSNLIDDISDEKKLPPQVVETALREALLKGYERYRRTLYIGVGEDPFDEDYFSNFDVGLDLEEEGYRVLASKIIVDEVESEDHQIALAEVMQVADDAQSGDTVVLDVTPEKEDFGRMAAATTKQVLAQKLRDQQRRMIQEEFADLEDPVLTARVIRFERQSIIMAVSSGLGRPEVEAELPRRDQLPNDNYRANATFKVFLKEVSEVPRRGPQLFVSRSNAGLVVYLFENEVPEIQEGSVRIVAVAREANPPSRSVGPRTKVAVDSIEREVDPVGACIGARGSRIQQVVNELLGEKIDVIRWSQDPGQYIANSLSPARVEVVRLVDPAGQHAHVLVPADQLSLAIGREGQNVRLASRLTGWKIDIKNSAEYDQVAEDASVTELISQREEEEALQREAEERLAVEQAARAEEDARLRELYPLPEDNEGYTEGTGASAERLTSESSKEPVAMSNQVSDSSNEEFTELVDKLKTNVSEGAL, encoded by the coding sequence ATGGCTCTCGTACTGCTTCCCGGTCTCAGCAATCTGATCGACGACATTAGTGATGAAAAGAAGCTTCCCCCACAAGTTGTCGAAACAGCACTTCGAGAAGCTCTTTTAAAGGGATACGAACGCTATAGGCGGACCCTGTATATCGGGGTCGGTGAAGATCCCTTTGATGAGGACTACTTTAGCAATTTTGATGTTGGCCTTGATCTAGAAGAAGAGGGTTATCGAGTCCTCGCCAGCAAGATCATTGTTGACGAAGTTGAAAGCGAAGATCACCAAATCGCTCTTGCCGAGGTGATGCAAGTCGCGGATGATGCCCAATCTGGCGACACTGTTGTTCTGGATGTTACTCCTGAAAAGGAAGACTTCGGCCGTATGGCTGCGGCTACTACAAAGCAAGTTTTAGCCCAGAAGCTACGGGATCAGCAACGTAGGATGATCCAAGAAGAATTCGCTGATCTAGAGGACCCCGTCCTCACTGCACGGGTGATCCGATTCGAGCGCCAGTCCATCATAATGGCGGTTAGTTCAGGACTGGGACGGCCTGAAGTAGAAGCAGAATTGCCTCGTCGTGACCAACTGCCAAACGACAACTACCGAGCTAACGCTACCTTCAAAGTTTTCCTCAAAGAAGTTAGCGAGGTACCACGCCGTGGGCCTCAGCTGTTCGTCAGCCGATCTAACGCAGGCTTGGTGGTTTATCTATTTGAGAACGAAGTTCCAGAGATCCAGGAAGGATCAGTTCGCATAGTCGCTGTGGCCCGCGAAGCGAATCCTCCTTCACGGTCTGTTGGTCCCCGTACCAAAGTTGCTGTAGACAGCATTGAACGGGAAGTTGATCCCGTAGGTGCATGCATTGGTGCACGAGGTTCCAGGATCCAACAAGTCGTCAACGAACTCCTCGGAGAGAAGATTGATGTCATTCGCTGGTCCCAGGACCCGGGGCAATACATCGCTAACTCCCTTAGCCCTGCTCGGGTTGAAGTGGTGCGCCTTGTAGATCCTGCAGGCCAACATGCCCACGTTTTAGTCCCAGCGGACCAACTCAGCCTAGCAATCGGCCGTGAAGGACAAAACGTTCGCTTGGCGTCACGACTGACGGGCTGGAAAATTGATATCAAGAATTCAGCGGAATATGACCAAGTGGCCGAGGATGCTAGCGTGACTGAGTTAATTTCACAGAGAGAAGAGGAGGAGGCTCTGCAACGGGAAGCGGAGGAACGCTTGGCTGTTGAGCAAGCTGCTCGTGCTGAGGAGGACGCGCGTTTGCGCGAGCTCTATCCACTGCCTGAGGACAATGAGGGTTACACGGAAGGGACAGGTGCTTCCGCAGAGCGTTTGACTTCAGAGTCCAGCAAGGAACCAGTAGCCATGAGTAACCAGGTTTCCGATAGCTCAAACGAGGAATTTACAGAGCTAGTCGACAAGCTCAAAACAAATGTGAGCGAGGGAGCCCTGTGA